Proteins co-encoded in one Euzebyales bacterium genomic window:
- the pdxT gene encoding pyridoxal 5'-phosphate synthase glutaminase subunit PdxT — protein MTTDTHWLRLRLPGQPLVVLDDDRPPSTLGPVVGVLALQGDVLEHVRMLSLAGARAVAVRHPEQLADLDGVLLPGGESTTIGTMLERFGLLEPLRDRLRGGLPALGTCAGAILMGSEALLSDGTPSEQPLLEVMDTIVRRNAFGRQVASFEGSLDIAGVPAPPMRAAFIRAPWFERLGPDVEALAEVDTPLGAKIVVARQDHLLAAAFHPELTGDPRLHALFVEIIQARQS, from the coding sequence GTGACGACAGACACCCACTGGTTGCGGCTGCGGTTGCCGGGCCAGCCACTCGTCGTGCTCGATGACGATCGACCTCCCAGCACGCTGGGACCGGTCGTCGGCGTGCTCGCGTTGCAGGGTGACGTGCTCGAGCACGTCCGCATGCTGTCGCTCGCAGGCGCCCGGGCGGTCGCCGTGCGCCATCCCGAGCAGCTCGCAGACCTCGACGGCGTCCTACTGCCGGGCGGCGAGTCCACGACGATCGGCACCATGCTCGAGCGCTTCGGGCTGCTCGAACCGCTACGTGACCGTCTGCGCGGCGGGCTGCCGGCGCTCGGCACGTGCGCCGGGGCCATCCTCATGGGGTCCGAAGCGCTGCTGTCGGACGGCACGCCCAGCGAGCAGCCGCTGCTCGAGGTCATGGACACGATCGTGCGGCGCAACGCGTTCGGCCGTCAGGTGGCCAGCTTCGAGGGCTCGCTGGACATCGCGGGCGTGCCGGCACCACCGATGCGCGCCGCGTTCATCCGTGCGCCCTGGTTCGAACGGCTCGGCCCGGATGTCGAGGCGTTGGCGGAGGTCGACACCCCCCTCGGTGCTAAGATCGTCGTTGCGCGGCAGGACCACCTGCTGGCTGCCGCCTTCCATCCAGAGCTCACGGGCGACCCGCGCCTGCACGCGTTGTTCGTCGAGATCATCCAGGCGCGGCAGAGCTGA
- a CDS encoding YebC/PmpR family DNA-binding transcriptional regulator, which translates to MSGHSKWSTIKHKKGAADAKRGKLFARLIRGIEAAARDGGADPEANPTLATAVQKAKDASVPKGNIERALKRAAGREGGGVDYETVHYEGYAAGGVALYVECLTDNRNRAANDVRSAFNKNGGSLAEPGAVNYLFTRTGVILVPADAADEDDILLAGLDAGITDVVLEGDSYRITSDPTDVNDVREVLESAGITVDSSESTMLASVSVPVADEAAARQVLRLIDALEDCDDVQNVYANFDIPDEVLEAVA; encoded by the coding sequence GTGTCCGGGCACTCCAAGTGGTCCACGATCAAGCACAAGAAGGGTGCGGCCGACGCCAAGCGCGGCAAGCTGTTCGCCCGGCTGATTCGTGGCATCGAGGCGGCGGCGCGCGACGGCGGCGCCGATCCGGAGGCCAATCCGACACTGGCCACGGCGGTCCAGAAGGCCAAGGACGCCTCGGTCCCCAAGGGCAACATCGAGCGCGCGCTCAAGCGTGCCGCGGGTCGCGAGGGCGGCGGGGTCGACTACGAGACCGTGCACTACGAGGGCTACGCCGCGGGCGGGGTCGCGCTCTACGTCGAGTGCCTCACCGACAACCGCAACAGGGCCGCGAACGACGTGCGGTCCGCGTTCAACAAGAATGGCGGGTCGCTCGCCGAGCCCGGGGCGGTCAACTACCTGTTCACGCGCACGGGCGTGATCCTGGTCCCCGCGGACGCCGCCGACGAGGACGACATCCTGCTGGCCGGGCTCGATGCGGGCATCACCGACGTCGTGCTCGAGGGCGACAGCTACCGGATCACGTCGGACCCGACGGACGTCAACGACGTGCGCGAGGTACTGGAGTCGGCCGGCATCACCGTCGACTCGTCCGAGTCGACCATGCTGGCGAGCGTCAGTGTGCCCGTGGCCGACGAGGCGGCCGCGCGCCAGGTGTTGCGGCTGATCGACGCACTCGAGGACTGCGACGACGTCCAGAACGTGTACGCGAACTTCGACATCCCCGACGAGGTGCTCGAAGCGGTCGCGTGA
- the ruvC gene encoding crossover junction endodeoxyribonuclease RuvC, with product MGVDPGLARCGVAMIDGDVRGSELTAHHLVRTGADDAPEQRLAVVHDQITDLIATHRPGVLAIEQLLFNTNARSAMAVAQSVGVILLAAAHAELEVFQYTPTQVKATVTGTGDADKAQVKYLVRAQLGLDRAPASADVADAAAVALCHLWRTGGPASDDAGGYSSRLAAAVAAAGPGAQVVQPRTRTTQGERERAGAPGGHR from the coding sequence ATGGGCGTCGACCCAGGGCTTGCGCGCTGCGGCGTCGCAATGATCGATGGTGACGTGCGCGGGAGCGAGCTGACCGCTCACCACCTCGTGCGGACCGGCGCCGACGACGCGCCTGAGCAGCGCCTGGCGGTCGTCCACGACCAGATCACCGACCTGATCGCCACCCACCGCCCTGGTGTGCTCGCCATCGAGCAGCTGCTGTTCAACACCAACGCGCGTTCGGCGATGGCGGTCGCCCAATCGGTCGGCGTCATCCTGCTCGCAGCCGCTCACGCGGAGCTCGAGGTCTTCCAATACACACCGACGCAGGTCAAGGCGACGGTCACCGGGACCGGCGACGCCGACAAGGCCCAGGTCAAGTACCTCGTACGTGCCCAGCTGGGCCTGGACCGGGCGCCCGCGTCGGCCGACGTCGCCGACGCGGCAGCGGTCGCTCTGTGCCATCTGTGGCGGACCGGCGGGCCGGCGAGCGACGACGCCGGCGGTTACAGCAGCCGCCTGGCAGCCGCCGTCGCAGCCGCCGGGCCCGGTGCCCAGGTCGTCCAGCCGCGGACGCGGACGACGCAGGGCGAGCGCGAGCGCGCTGGTGCGCCTGGAGGACACCGGTGA
- the ruvA gene encoding Holliday junction branch migration protein RuvA: MIARLRGQLVAVDVDGVIVDVGGVGYRVLVPAGAFPQRLGDDIVVHTHLAVREDAMTLFGFPDVTALRLFERLLGVNGIGPKLALSALATLGATGVRDAILAEDTAALVTVPGLGRKTAQRLILELGGNLASEEQFSGATAAVPVDDPRAEVRMALTALGYEASEITRALEAIGDDDGADAEALLRQALRTLAGAS; the protein is encoded by the coding sequence GTGATCGCGCGACTGCGGGGTCAGCTCGTCGCGGTCGACGTCGACGGCGTGATCGTCGACGTCGGCGGTGTCGGATACCGCGTGCTGGTGCCGGCGGGGGCCTTTCCACAGCGCCTGGGCGACGACATCGTCGTCCACACCCACCTGGCGGTCCGCGAGGACGCGATGACACTGTTCGGCTTCCCGGACGTGACGGCGCTGCGGTTGTTCGAACGGCTCCTGGGCGTCAACGGCATCGGACCGAAGCTGGCGCTGTCGGCGCTTGCGACCCTCGGAGCGACGGGCGTGCGCGACGCGATCCTGGCCGAGGACACCGCGGCGCTGGTCACCGTGCCCGGTCTGGGACGCAAGACCGCGCAGCGGCTGATCCTCGAGCTCGGCGGCAACCTGGCATCCGAGGAGCAGTTCAGTGGCGCGACCGCAGCGGTCCCCGTCGACGACCCACGTGCCGAGGTCCGCATGGCGCTGACCGCGCTCGGTTACGAGGCGTCCGAGATCACCAGAGCACTGGAGGCCATCGGCGACGACGACGGGGCGGACGCCGAGGCGTTGCTGCGCCAGGCGCTGCGCACGCTGGCCGGTGCGTCGTGA
- the ruvB gene encoding Holliday junction branch migration DNA helicase RuvB — translation MTGRPGGADEQEVLVGEAIAGDTELDASLRPRRLSDFVGQARIKEQLALVLDGARARGGAVDHLLFSGPPGLGKTSLAGIVAAEMDADMRATSGPALERAGDLAAILSNVQPGDVLFIDEIHRLPRAVEEILYPAMEDFSLDIVIGKGPGARAIRLPLPSFTLVGATTRTGLITSPLRDRFGFSARLEFYDASDLAEILLRSAGILGVEVERGGARQIASRSRGTPRIANRLLKRVRDYAEVRAGGVITDDVAARALELFDIDDRGLDRLDRRVLDQLCRHFGGGPVGLSTLAVAVGEEADTIEDVVEPFLVQQGLLARTPRGRVATRTAFVHLDVPAPHEPDAVSLFD, via the coding sequence GTGACCGGGCGCCCCGGCGGCGCCGACGAGCAGGAGGTCCTGGTCGGCGAGGCAATCGCAGGCGACACCGAGCTCGATGCGTCGCTGCGGCCGCGTCGCCTGTCCGACTTCGTGGGCCAGGCTCGCATCAAGGAGCAGCTCGCCCTGGTCCTCGACGGTGCGCGTGCACGCGGGGGTGCGGTCGACCACCTGTTGTTCAGCGGTCCACCCGGCCTGGGCAAGACGAGCCTGGCCGGGATCGTCGCTGCCGAGATGGACGCCGACATGCGCGCCACAAGTGGCCCGGCGCTCGAGCGCGCGGGTGACCTGGCCGCGATCCTGTCGAACGTCCAGCCGGGCGACGTGCTGTTCATCGATGAGATCCACCGGCTGCCGCGGGCGGTCGAGGAGATCCTGTACCCGGCGATGGAGGACTTCTCGCTCGATATCGTCATTGGCAAGGGGCCCGGCGCGCGCGCGATCCGCCTACCGCTGCCGTCGTTCACGCTGGTCGGTGCGACGACGCGCACGGGCCTGATCACCTCGCCGCTGCGTGACCGGTTCGGGTTCTCCGCGCGCCTGGAGTTCTACGACGCGAGCGATCTGGCCGAGATCCTGCTGCGCAGTGCAGGCATCCTCGGTGTCGAGGTCGAGCGGGGGGGCGCGCGCCAGATCGCCTCACGCAGCCGCGGCACACCCCGGATCGCCAACCGCCTGCTCAAGCGGGTCCGGGACTACGCTGAGGTGCGCGCAGGGGGCGTGATCACCGACGACGTTGCGGCGCGCGCGCTCGAACTGTTCGACATCGACGACCGTGGTCTGGACCGGCTCGACCGTCGGGTGCTGGACCAGCTGTGCCGTCACTTCGGAGGCGGACCCGTCGGGCTGTCGACGCTGGCCGTCGCGGTGGGGGAGGAGGCGGACACGATCGAGGACGTCGTCGAGCCCTTCCTGGTGCAGCAGGGCCTGCTCGCGCGGACACCGCGTGGTCGCGTGGCGACGCGCACCGCGTTCGTCCACCTCGACGTACCGGCCCCACACGAGCCCGACGCGGTGTCCCTGTTCGACTGA